In Levilactobacillus brevis, a single genomic region encodes these proteins:
- the recA gene encoding recombinase RecA, producing the protein MADERQAALDKALKKIEKDFGKGSIMRLGDNTNMQVETVPSGSLALDVALGVGGYPRGRIVEIYGPESSGKTTVALHAVAEVQKRGGTAAYIDAENALDPAYATALGVDIDSLLLSQPDTGEQGLEIADALISSGAVDIVVVDSVAALVPRAEIEGEMGDAHVGLQARMMSQALRKLSGSINKTKTIALFINQIREKVGVMFGNPETTPGGRALKFYATVRLEVRRAEQIKDGTDVIGNRTRIKVVKNKVASPFKRAEVDIMYGQGISQTGELLDMAVEKDIVDKSGSWYSYGEDRIGQGRENAKQYLADHPDMMAEVNTRVRTAYGVNVDGDDAPAPKKADAKDDTKTKKEGKKPATQQSELIPNKPQGK; encoded by the coding sequence ATGGCTGACGAACGACAAGCGGCGCTAGATAAAGCGCTGAAGAAAATTGAAAAAGACTTTGGTAAGGGTTCCATCATGCGGTTAGGTGACAACACCAATATGCAGGTGGAGACCGTGCCCTCTGGCTCGTTGGCCCTTGATGTGGCTTTAGGGGTCGGTGGCTATCCCCGTGGACGAATCGTCGAAATTTATGGTCCTGAATCTTCAGGGAAGACCACGGTTGCCCTGCACGCGGTGGCTGAAGTCCAGAAGCGTGGCGGTACAGCAGCCTATATTGATGCTGAAAACGCCCTGGACCCCGCCTATGCTACGGCATTAGGGGTCGACATTGACAGCCTGTTACTGTCGCAACCAGATACGGGTGAACAGGGACTGGAAATTGCCGATGCATTGATCTCTAGTGGTGCCGTTGACATTGTGGTCGTCGATTCCGTGGCGGCCTTGGTGCCACGTGCCGAAATCGAAGGCGAAATGGGTGACGCCCACGTGGGGTTACAAGCTCGGATGATGTCACAAGCACTGCGGAAATTGTCTGGGTCGATTAATAAGACCAAGACCATTGCTCTGTTTATTAACCAAATTCGGGAAAAAGTTGGGGTTATGTTTGGGAACCCCGAGACGACGCCTGGTGGTCGGGCCCTGAAGTTCTATGCCACGGTGCGACTAGAAGTTCGCCGGGCAGAACAGATCAAGGACGGTACCGACGTGATTGGGAACCGGACGCGGATCAAAGTCGTGAAGAACAAGGTGGCTTCACCCTTTAAGCGGGCCGAAGTTGACATCATGTACGGTCAAGGAATTTCCCAGACCGGGGAACTCTTGGACATGGCGGTCGAAAAGGATATCGTAGACAAGAGCGGTTCCTGGTACTCTTACGGCGAAGACCGAATTGGTCAAGGTCGCGAGAATGCCAAGCAGTATTTGGCTGATCATCCGGACATGATGGCTGAAGTCAATACTCGCGTGCGGACGGCTTATGGCGTCAACGTGGATGGCGATGATGCCCCGGCACCTAAGAAGGCCGATGCTAAGGATGACACCAAGACCAAAAAAGAGGGCAAGAAGCCCGCAACGCAACAAAGTGAATTAATTCCGAACAAGCCGCAAGGCAAGTAG
- the rny gene encoding ribonuclease Y, protein MSVPIIILAIIAIVVGVVGGYYYRKSVYERKLDAAKFTAQGVLAEAKKQAETATKEALLEAKEDSHKYRAEVEQELKERRAEVQKQEDRLIQREETLDRKDNALEKRENSLNRRDKKLSGEEQNLAKKQQQADSLIEKRQDAVEAVAALSQDDARDLIISEAKSALAGERAKMIKESEESARKTAEANAKDLIVSAIQRSAADMVTETTISVVTLPNDDMKGRIIGREGRNIRTLETLTGIDLIIDDTPEAVVLSGFDPLRREVAKIALEKLIQDGRIHPARIEEMVAKAKKELDEHVRELGEQTTFDLGIHSMHPELVKLVGRLNFRISHGQNALAHSIEVAKITGVLAAELGEDVTLAKRAGLLHDIGRAAEHEDDSSYITTGMELAKKYRESSVVVNAIAAQADETAPQSVIAELVGTADLISATRPGARSDSLESYIHRLDKLETIANAFDGVDHSFAIQAGREVRVIVRPEKISDTDAVVLARDIKKQIEGDLDYPGHVKVSVIREVRSVEYAK, encoded by the coding sequence ATGAGTGTTCCAATTATAATCCTCGCAATCATCGCTATCGTTGTTGGTGTCGTGGGCGGTTATTATTATCGTAAATCGGTCTACGAACGCAAGCTAGATGCTGCCAAGTTCACCGCGCAAGGTGTCTTGGCCGAAGCCAAAAAACAAGCTGAGACTGCTACCAAAGAGGCGCTATTAGAGGCCAAAGAGGACAGCCACAAGTATCGGGCGGAAGTCGAACAAGAGCTGAAAGAACGACGTGCCGAAGTTCAGAAGCAAGAGGACCGCTTGATTCAACGAGAAGAAACGCTTGACCGGAAAGACAATGCTCTGGAAAAACGGGAAAATTCGTTGAATCGCCGAGACAAGAAGCTTAGTGGTGAAGAACAGAATTTAGCCAAAAAGCAACAACAAGCAGACTCACTGATTGAAAAACGGCAGGATGCAGTGGAAGCTGTAGCCGCCTTATCCCAGGACGATGCACGGGACCTGATTATTTCAGAAGCCAAATCGGCTCTAGCAGGTGAACGGGCAAAAATGATCAAGGAAAGCGAAGAGTCAGCGCGCAAGACGGCCGAGGCTAACGCTAAGGACCTGATTGTGTCAGCGATTCAGCGCAGTGCTGCCGACATGGTGACCGAAACCACAATTTCTGTGGTCACGTTGCCGAACGACGACATGAAAGGGCGAATCATCGGTCGTGAAGGCCGGAATATTCGCACGCTGGAAACGTTGACCGGGATTGATTTAATTATCGATGATACCCCGGAAGCTGTCGTTTTGAGTGGCTTCGACCCATTACGGCGAGAAGTGGCTAAGATTGCCTTAGAGAAGTTGATCCAAGACGGCCGAATTCATCCGGCGCGGATCGAGGAAATGGTGGCCAAAGCCAAGAAAGAACTGGACGAACACGTCCGGGAGCTTGGCGAGCAAACGACCTTTGACCTCGGGATTCATTCGATGCATCCCGAATTGGTTAAGCTGGTTGGCCGCTTGAATTTCCGTATTTCTCATGGGCAAAATGCTTTAGCCCACTCAATTGAGGTTGCCAAGATCACTGGGGTCTTAGCCGCTGAACTCGGTGAGGATGTTACGTTAGCAAAACGTGCAGGATTATTACATGATATTGGCCGCGCCGCGGAACATGAGGACGATAGCTCTTACATTACGACTGGGATGGAACTTGCGAAGAAGTATCGTGAGAGTTCAGTCGTTGTTAACGCTATTGCCGCTCAAGCGGATGAAACGGCGCCGCAGTCTGTGATTGCGGAACTGGTCGGGACCGCTGATTTGATTTCAGCCACTCGGCCGGGCGCACGCTCTGATTCTCTTGAAAGTTACATCCACCGCTTAGATAAGTTAGAAACGATTGCCAACGCCTTTGACGGGGTTGACCACAGTTTCGCCATCCAAGCTGGACGTGAAGTGAGAGTCATCGTGCGGCCAGAGAAGATTTCCGATACGGATGCCGTTGTCTTGGCACGAGACATTAAGAAGCAGATTGAGGGCGACTTGGATTATCCAGGTCACGTCAAAGTTTCCGTCATCCGGGAAGTCCGGTCAGTTGAATATGCGAAATAA
- a CDS encoding TIGR00282 family metallophosphoesterase — MRILFVGDVVGNIGVDMIHEYLPQLKRDLKPQVTIVNGENSTPVGRGISQNIYKQLLKDGADVVTMGNHTWDNAELYDFIGSANRLVRPANFPGDTPGQGWTKVKVNQQVLAVVNLQGRVFMNPMDDPFALMQDLLPELDTDFVFVDFHAETTSEKRAFAMRYDGQLSAVVGTHTHVQTSDAQVLKHGTAFLTEAGMTGPADSVLGMQADSVIERFENQRPTRYTVQEKGAGLLSGCVIDLNDKTGHASRIHPILISPQHPYQS; from the coding sequence ATGCGTATTCTTTTTGTTGGTGACGTGGTTGGAAATATTGGTGTCGACATGATTCACGAGTATCTACCGCAACTCAAGCGCGACTTGAAACCACAGGTCACCATCGTCAACGGGGAAAATTCGACGCCCGTTGGACGGGGCATTAGCCAAAATATCTACAAACAACTCCTGAAGGATGGCGCGGACGTGGTTACCATGGGAAATCATACCTGGGACAACGCCGAGCTCTATGATTTCATCGGGAGTGCCAACCGCCTCGTCCGTCCGGCCAACTTTCCCGGCGATACACCAGGTCAGGGCTGGACGAAGGTGAAGGTCAACCAGCAGGTCTTGGCCGTGGTCAACTTGCAAGGCCGGGTCTTCATGAATCCAATGGACGATCCCTTTGCGTTGATGCAGGACCTACTGCCGGAACTCGATACTGACTTTGTCTTCGTGGACTTCCACGCCGAGACGACCAGCGAGAAGCGGGCCTTTGCTATGCGTTACGACGGCCAATTATCCGCGGTCGTTGGGACCCACACCCACGTTCAGACCAGCGATGCCCAGGTGCTCAAGCACGGGACGGCCTTTCTGACTGAAGCCGGGATGACCGGGCCCGCCGACAGTGTGTTGGGGATGCAGGCCGATAGTGTGATTGAACGTTTCGAGAATCAACGGCCCACCCGTTATACCGTTCAGGAGAAGGGGGCTGGCTTGCTTTCTGGTTGTGTGATCGACCTCAACGATAAGACCGGGCATGCCTCACGCATTCACCCCATCTTAATCAGCCCGCAACACCCGTATCAAAGTTAA
- the mutS gene encoding DNA mismatch repair protein MutS, with protein MSMTKTTPMMAQYQKIKDQYPDAFLFYRLGDFYEMFNEDAVKGSQLLELTLTTRSHSAKNPIPMCGVPHKAVQNYIDILVDQGYKVAICEQMEDPKLAKGMVKREVIQLVTPGTQTDTGAAGAKRNNYLTALTMTDATHYGLAYTDLSTGELKAAELATVDTVVNELMSLQTKEVVVDATIDADLQARCKQLGMLISSQPDIQASSELSYVEQDLTSDLLKQAVGVLVTYVTVTQKRSLAHLQRAVAYQPTAFLKMDHASQSNLEITQNLRTKKKSGTLLWLLDETKTAMGGRLLKQWLDRPLIDRAQIEARQAKVGVLLDHYFERSNLQAELVKVYDLERLAGRVAFGSVNGRDLIQLQTSLEQVPQIAHTIEDLGEKVFDATLRNLDPVEDVATAIRDAIVPEPPLSVTDGGVIRDGYSDQLDEYRDAMRNGKQWLAEMEAHEREVTGINNLKIGYNHVFGYYIEVTKVNLDKLPADRYERKQTLANAERFSMPELKEKERLILEAEEKSTALEYKLFVDLREQVKTAITRLQKLAAIIASLDVLQSFAVVSEDYHFVKPTLIAGHDLEIKQGRHPVVEKVLGRQTYVPNDVSMDEQTNILLITGPNMSGKSTYMRQLALTVIMAQMGCFVPAESAQMPVFDQIFTRIGAADDLISGQSTFMVEMQEANRALSHATANSLILFDEIGRGTATYDGMALAQAIIEFVHDKVHAKTLFSTHYHELTALENSLKALRNVHVGAVEQDGDLVFLHQMQPGPADKSYGIHVAKLAGMPTPLLKRAEVILTDLEDEAAAKPAVAVPSQTDATATQPAAVTEPVGEPAPAAEAAPKTATPTPEEPATVDEVADQQLSLFSDEPELNPAQAKVIDQLSHLNLMGMTPMDVMSQVYKWQQKLSK; from the coding sequence ATTTCCATGACGAAGACGACGCCCATGATGGCCCAATATCAAAAAATTAAAGATCAGTACCCGGATGCCTTCCTGTTCTATCGGCTCGGGGACTTCTATGAAATGTTCAACGAGGACGCCGTCAAGGGTTCCCAGTTGCTGGAACTCACGTTGACCACGCGGAGTCATAGCGCCAAGAATCCTATTCCCATGTGCGGGGTGCCCCACAAGGCGGTCCAAAACTATATCGACATTTTGGTCGATCAGGGCTACAAGGTCGCCATTTGTGAACAGATGGAGGACCCCAAGCTGGCGAAGGGGATGGTCAAGCGCGAAGTCATTCAACTGGTGACGCCCGGGACCCAGACGGATACCGGGGCGGCCGGTGCCAAACGCAACAACTACTTAACGGCACTCACCATGACCGATGCCACCCACTACGGTTTGGCCTACACCGATTTATCCACGGGTGAGTTAAAGGCCGCCGAATTGGCTACGGTGGATACGGTGGTCAATGAACTCATGAGCCTGCAGACCAAAGAAGTCGTGGTGGATGCCACGATTGATGCTGACCTACAGGCCCGGTGTAAGCAGTTGGGCATGCTAATTTCGTCACAGCCAGATATTCAGGCCAGTTCCGAACTGAGTTACGTGGAACAGGACCTGACCAGCGACCTGTTGAAGCAGGCGGTGGGCGTGTTGGTTACCTACGTGACGGTGACCCAGAAGCGCAGTCTGGCCCATTTACAACGCGCCGTGGCTTACCAACCAACGGCCTTCTTGAAGATGGATCACGCGTCCCAGTCGAACTTGGAAATCACGCAAAACTTACGGACTAAGAAAAAATCCGGTACGCTACTCTGGCTATTGGACGAGACCAAGACGGCCATGGGGGGGCGGCTACTGAAGCAGTGGTTGGATCGGCCCCTGATTGACCGGGCGCAGATTGAAGCGCGTCAGGCCAAAGTCGGTGTCTTGCTCGACCATTACTTCGAACGGAGTAACCTGCAGGCCGAACTGGTCAAGGTGTATGACCTGGAGCGGTTGGCCGGTCGCGTGGCGTTCGGTAGCGTCAACGGGCGGGACCTGATTCAGCTACAGACCTCGTTGGAACAGGTGCCCCAGATTGCCCACACGATTGAAGATCTCGGCGAAAAGGTGTTTGACGCCACGCTACGGAACCTCGATCCCGTTGAGGACGTTGCGACGGCCATTCGCGATGCCATCGTCCCCGAACCGCCATTGTCAGTGACGGACGGTGGGGTCATTCGTGATGGCTACAGCGATCAGCTCGATGAATACCGCGATGCCATGCGCAACGGTAAGCAGTGGTTGGCCGAGATGGAGGCCCACGAGCGTGAGGTTACCGGTATCAATAACCTGAAGATTGGCTATAACCACGTCTTTGGCTATTACATTGAGGTAACCAAGGTGAACCTCGACAAGTTGCCGGCCGATCGGTACGAGCGCAAGCAGACGCTGGCCAACGCCGAACGTTTCTCCATGCCGGAACTAAAGGAAAAGGAACGGTTGATTCTGGAGGCGGAGGAGAAGTCCACGGCCCTCGAATACAAGCTGTTCGTGGATCTGCGTGAACAGGTCAAGACGGCCATCACGCGGCTCCAGAAGTTGGCGGCCATCATTGCCAGCTTGGACGTGCTACAGAGCTTTGCCGTGGTCAGTGAGGACTATCATTTCGTCAAGCCCACGTTGATTGCAGGTCACGATTTAGAGATTAAACAGGGCCGCCACCCGGTCGTCGAGAAAGTCTTGGGCCGCCAAACCTACGTGCCCAACGACGTGTCCATGGATGAGCAGACCAACATTCTGCTCATCACTGGGCCCAACATGTCCGGGAAGAGTACCTACATGCGCCAACTGGCCTTGACCGTCATCATGGCGCAGATGGGGTGTTTCGTTCCCGCTGAATCGGCACAGATGCCGGTCTTTGACCAGATCTTTACGCGAATTGGTGCGGCTGATGACCTGATTTCCGGCCAGAGTACGTTCATGGTCGAGATGCAGGAGGCCAACCGGGCATTGAGCCATGCGACGGCCAATAGCCTCATTCTCTTCGATGAGATTGGACGGGGAACGGCCACTTACGATGGGATGGCGTTGGCGCAGGCGATTATCGAATTCGTTCACGATAAGGTTCACGCTAAGACGCTGTTCTCCACCCACTATCACGAGTTGACGGCCCTGGAGAATTCTCTCAAGGCCTTACGCAACGTGCACGTGGGCGCTGTGGAGCAGGATGGCGACCTGGTCTTCTTGCATCAGATGCAACCTGGTCCGGCCGACAAGTCCTACGGGATTCACGTGGCGAAATTAGCCGGGATGCCGACGCCGTTGCTCAAGCGGGCCGAGGTCATCTTGACGGACTTGGAAGACGAGGCGGCGGCCAAACCCGCCGTCGCGGTACCGAGCCAAACCGATGCGACCGCCACGCAACCAGCGGCCGTTACGGAACCTGTTGGTGAACCGGCGCCCGCTGCAGAGGCGGCACCGAAGACGGCGACGCCAACGCCGGAAGAACCTGCTACGGTCGATGAGGTGGCGGATCAACAGCTTTCCCTATTCAGCGATGAACCAGAGTTGAATCCCGCCCAAGCCAAGGTCATTGACCAGCTCAGTCACCTGAATCTCATGGGGATGACGCCCATGGACGTGATGAGCCAGGTCTACAAGTGGCAACAGAAACTGTCGAAATAA